The Streptomyces halobius genomic interval CCGACCCGGGGCTCTCCGGTACCAGGGTGGACGCGGTGCTCGGGTACTGCATAGGCGGCGTCTTCGCGGCCGAACTCGCCGAGCGGCTGTCCCGGGCCACCGGCGAGCCCGTTCCGGTCCTGCTGTTCGACCCCGAACCGCCCCTCGTCGACGGCCTGGCGACGGACGCCCGGTCGGCTGTCGAGGGCCTTGGGTCGATGCTCACCGCGGAGCAACTGCGCGACGCTCTCGACCGGCTCGACACGTCCGAGGCCGCAGCCGCCGACGTCCCCGACCTGGCGGGGGAGCTCCGGGGCATCTACACGACGGCGGCCCGCACGGCCTGCCGCTCCTCGGGACTCGACGAGGACATCGCGGACCAGCTGACCTCGGCCTTCGTCAGGTATCTGCAGTACTCCAGCGCGGCCGGCCGCCTCTTCGCCGAACCGGCCTGGAGCCGGGCGACCGTGGTCAGCTCCGCCCAGCCCACCCGGTGGGCCGACTGCGGCGCCGACCGCGTCGACTGCCCCGTACCCCACGCACAGCTCCTGGCCAGTGCCTGCGCCGCCGACGCGGTGGCCGGCGCCGTGGAGCTCTACTGAGTGCCCCCGAGAGGAGCCATCATGCCGACCGCTGAGCAGGACACCAAGCGTGCGTACGACGCGGCCCGTGCGCTCGGCCTGACCCGCAGGCGCCGTCTGGACTCCGCGAGCAAGAAGGAGTCCGCGCTGTGGCTTCTCGACCAACTCGTGCCCGGCGGCGGCGTGAACAACGTACCGACTGCCGTCGCGATCGACGGAGACCTGGACCCCGGGCTGCTGCAGGCGGCCGTCGACGCAGTGATCGCCCGGCATCCGGCGCTGCGCACCGTCTTCCACCACAAGCACATCGGCCTGGTCAAGGAAGTCCTCGAACCGGGCGACCACAAGGTCGTCGTCCAGGACCTCCCGGACGACGACGAGGCGCTGCGGGCGTTCATGGAGGAGCCGTTCGCACTCGACGGCGGCACCCTGGTGCGGGTCGGCCACCGGCGCGCCACGGGCGGTCGGCAGGCGGTCCTCTGCGTCGTCGTCCACCACCTGGTCCACGACGCGGCCTCGGCGCAGATCATGTTCCGCGAGCTGATGGAGGCCTACGACGCCGGCCACCGCGGCCAGACCCCGGTGACCACGGAAGTGCCCGCCTTCACCGAGCCCGCCCCGACCGAGGAAGGCACCCGGTACTGGTTCGAGCGGCTGACCGGATTCGACGCCACCCGGCTGGGTCTGCTCATCGGCGCCCCCGACCCCTGCCGGCCCAGCCTGCGTGGCGGACAGGTCTGGCGGGAGTTCCCCGAGGCCACAGCGCTCGCCGTAGAGGACCTGGCCACCCGGCTGCGGGTCCCGGAATCGGCGATCCTGCTCGCCGCCTACTTCACGCTGCTGGCCCTGCACGGCGCGGGGCCGGACATCGTCGTCGGCTCCCCGCTCAACATGCGTGACCGGGCGCACGCCGGCGCCATCGGCTACCACGTCAACACCGTCCCGGTGCGTGCCAAGGTGCGCTTCGCCGAGCCGTTCTCCGCGCTCGCCGCCCGGGTGGCACAGGCCCACTTCGGCGCCCTCGAACACGGGAGCACCTCCATCGACGACGTCTCCGCCCGGCTGGCCGGCTCCACCTCCAGCTGGCGCAACGGCATCTTCCGGCACATGTTCAACCTGGTGCCGTACGAGCAGGCCGACGACGCCGCCATCGGCGGCCTGCGGGCGCGTCCGCTCACCGCCGAGAACGGCTACAGCAAGTTCGACCTGGAGTTCTTCCTCTCGTACGCGCCCGGCCGGCTGCGGCTGCGCGCGCTGCACTTCGTCGACGTGCTGTCCACCGAGGACGTCGAGTTCCTCGTCGACCGCTACCTCACCGTTCTCGACGCCGTCACGGCCCACCCGGAGGCGACGGTCGGGGAGATCCGCCCGTGGGCGCAACGCGACGAGGAGATCGTCCCGGCCGGTCGCGAGGGCGTGCTCCGGCTTCCCGGCCCCGACCCGCTGGGCCGCTTCGCCGAGGCCTGCCTCCGCCACCCGGCCCGCCCGGCCGTCGTGGACGACCACGGCAGCGTGACGTACCAGGAGCTACGGGCCGCGGCCGGGCACACGGCGACGGTGCTGCGCCAGGCCGGGGCGGAGCCCGGGAGCAGCATCGTGCTCACCGCCCGGCGCGGCCCGCGCGCCGCGGCCGGCCTGTTCGGCGCCTGGCTGGCCGGAACCCAGGTGCACCTGGCCGCCCCCGGAACGCCCGACGCCCCCGAGGGGACGCTCCTGCTCACCGACGACGAGGCCCTCACCGGCCCCCGCGTGCTGCACATCCCGCAGGTGGGCCCCGCCTACGACACCGAGACCGATGCCTCCGCGCCCGCCCCGGACGCCGTCACCCTGCGCACTCCGGACACCGCCGCGGCCGGCGGCGCGCACGCCTCCGTGCTGACCTGGGCCCAGCTCACGGCCGGCATCGCGGAAGCGGAGCGGCTCCTGGGCGACGCCGGGAGCGAGCGGGTGCTGTGGTCGGGGGAGCCGACCCTGGCGACCTCCGTCGTCGAACTCCTGCTGGCCGTGTGCGCGGGCGGCACCGCCTACGCCGCGGACGCCACCACCGCGGCCGACCCGCAGGCCCTGGCCGATGTCGTCGTCGGCCATGACCTGACCGTCCTGCAGGTTCCGGCACCGCGCGCCCGCGCCCTGGCCGAGCGGCTCGGCGAGAAGATCGCCGGCCGGCGGTTCCTGGTGACCGGAGACGCTCCCGCGCCGTCGCTCGCCGAAACCGTGACCCGCGCCGGAGGCACACTCGCCCAGACCCTCGCGCCGGGCGGCCCGGTCGTGTACGCCGCCTCCGCGGAGGACGGCCGGTTCGTCGCCGCCGAGGGCGCCGCCCTGACGGTGGCTTCCAAGGGGGGCCGCGAGTATCCCGCGCTGGTTCTCGGCGAGTTGTGCGTCGTCGGCACCGCGGGCGGCGAGGGCACCCGGGCCCATCGCGTCCGGCATCCGCGGCACGGGGCGATGCACAGGACCGCCGTGCACGGGCGCCGCCTGGCCGACGGCGGCCTTGAACTGACCGGCCGCGCCGCCCCCAAGACCGTGGTCCGGGGTGTGCAGCTCCGCCTCGATCTGGTCGAGGAAGCCCTGTGCGCGACCGGCGCCGTCACGGCCGCGGCGGCCGACGTGGTCCGCGTCGGCGAGGAGGCCCGGCTGGTGCTCGCGGTCACCGACGGCGGCGCGAGCGCGGCGGAGGCGACCGCCGTCCTGCGCCGCCTCGTCCCCGTGCCGCTGGACGCGTTGTGCGTCCATGCCTGCCCGGCAATCCCCACCACCCCGTACGGCACCGTCGACCGGGCAGCCGTCGCCGAACTGGCCCGTGCGGCCGTACGGCAGGACGAGCAGCCGTCCGCCGCCGAGGTCACCGACCCCACGGTGCGCACGCTCGTGGCGCTCTTCGAGGAGACCACCGGCACCAGCGGGCTGCACCCCGCCTCCCACTTCTTCGACAGCGGAGGGCACTCGCTGCTGGGCGCCCGGCTGCTGCAGCGGATCGAGCAGGAACTGGGCGTGACGCTGAAGTTGGCCGACCTGTTCGGCGCGCCCACCCCGGCCGCCCTGGCGCACGAGATCGACCCGCCGTGAAGCACGCGCACGGAAAGCGGACCACGGAGCGATCAGTCCCAGGTGGAAGGAAACGACAGGTCATGACGCGCCCCCTCGCATCGACGAACCGGCACGACGCGGGCACCGACCCGCGTCACCAGGTCGCCGTCATCGGCATGGCCTGCCGCGTCCCGGGCGCCGGATCGGCGGCGGAACTCTGGGAGTTGCTGGCGGGCGGTGGCGACGCGGTCGGCGAGGTCCCCACGGACCGCTGGTCCCCGGACGCGGTCGACGACGGGTCCGCGCCGGGAGCGCGCTTCGGCGGATATCTCGCCGACGTCTCCGGCTTCGACGCCGACTTCTTCCGCATCGCCCCGCGCGAGGCCGCAGGCATGGACCCGCAACAGCGCCTGGCGCTCGAAGCGAGCTGGCACGCCGTGGAGGACGCCGGCATCGACCCGGACACCCTGCGCGACACCCGGACCGGAGTCTTCCTCGGCTGCACCTCCGCCGACTACGCCGTACTGCTCGGCGGCGGCGCCGACACCCACGCGATGAGCGGGCTGAACCGGGGCATCATCGCCAACCGGATCTCGTACTTCCTCGGCCTGCGCGGCCCCAGCATGGTCCTCGACACGGCCCAGTCGTCCTCCCTCGTGGCCGTGGACACCGCGGTGAGCGGGCTGCTCGCGGGGCAGATCGACCTCGCGCTCGCCGGCGGTGTGCAGCTGAACCTCAGCCCGGCGGGCGCCGTCAACGCCGCGCGGATCGGCGCCCTGTCGCCGTCCGGGAAGAGCCGGGCCTTCGACGCGGCGGCCGACGGATTCGCCCGCGGCGAGGGCGTCGGGGTCGTCCTGCTCAAGCGCCTGGACCTGGCGCTGCGCGACGGCGACCCGCTGTACGCGGTGATCCTCGGGTCCGCCGCCAACAACGACGGCGGCGGGCACGGTCTGACCACCCCCGACACCGACGCCCAGATCCGGCTGCTGCGCGCCGCCCACCGCGCCTCCGGAGTCACCGGCGCCGAGGTGCAGTACGTCGAGGCGCACGGCACCGGGACCCGGCTCGGCGACCCCGTCGAGGCGGAGGCGCTCGCCGCCGTCCTCGGCCGCCACCCCGAGCGCACCGGACGCCTCGCCATCGGCTCGGTCAAGACCAACATCGGCCACCTGGAGGCGGCCTCGGGAGTCCTCGGCCTGATCAAGACCGCCCTCTCGATCAGCAAGCGCCGTCTCGTGCCCAGCCTGCACTTCGCGCAGCCCAACCCCGCCATCGACCTCGGGGCGTCCGGGCTGTCGGTAACGGTCGCCGAGGGCCCGTGGCCGCGGCCCGAGGAGCGCTTGGTGGCCGGCGTCACCTCCATCGGCCTGGGCGGCACCAACTGCCACGTCCTCCTCGCCGAGCGCCCCGCCCCGGCCCGGTCGGCGGACGCGGACCCGGCCCCCGGCCGCACCACGGAGGGCGCCGGGAAAGGCCTGCCCGTACCTCTGGTCCTCACCGCCCACAGCCGGCCGTCCCTGCTCGGCCAGGCCGACCGTCTGCTGACCCACCTGCGCACCGCGCAGGACTCCGACCTCGGGGCGACGGCCGCGGAACTCCTCGCCGGACGCGCGGAGTTCGACCACCGGGCGACGGTCCTCGGCGACACGGCAGACGAGGTCCGTGAGGGTCTGGAGGCGCTGCGCGACGGGCTGCCGTCCGCCCGCGTCGTGACCGGGCGGGCCACCGAGGAGCCCGGCGCCGTCGCGTTCCTCTTCAGCGGCCAGGGCAGCCAGCGGGCCGGCATGGGACGCGAACTCGCCGCCCGCCACCCCGGGTTCGCCGCCCACCTGACCGCGGTCTGCGCGGTCATGGACCGCTACAGCGATCTGTCGATGACCGAGCTGTTCCTGGGCTCGGGCGCCGGCAGCGAACTCATCGACCGCACCGACTGCACCCAGGCGGCCCTCTTCGTCGTCGAGGTCGCCCTGTTCCGCACCGTGGCCGACTGGGGCGTCACCCCCGACCGGGTCGCGGGCCACTCCATCGGCGAGCTGGCCGCCGCCTGCTGCGCCGGCATGCTCGGCCTGGACGACGCCTGCCGCCTGGTCGTCGCCCGCGGGACGCTGATGCAGCAGGCCGGGGCGGCCGGCTCGATGGCGTCGGTACAGGCCGACGAGGACGAGGTCCGGACGGCGCTCGCCGAGTACGCCGGGACCGTCGACGTGGCCGCGGTCAACGGCCCCGCCTCCGTCGTCGTCTCCGGCCTCGACGAGACCGTGCGCGAACTGGTCGCGCGCTGGACCCGCGAGGGCCGCAGGGCCCGACTGCTCAACGTCGGCGTCGCCGCGCACTCGCCGCTCCTCGACGCCATGCTCGACGACTTCGCCGCGATCGCGCGCACCGTCGAGAACCGGCCCGCCCGCATCCCGTTCCTGTCCCACCTCACCGGCGAGACGGTCACCGGCGACGCCGTGCTCGACACCGAGTACTGGACCCGGCATGTCCGCGAGGCCGTGCGCTTCGCCGACGGCGTGCACACCCTCCTCCGGCGGGACGACGTGCGCACGCTCGTCGAGGTGGGCCCGGACGCCGTCCTGACCTCCATGGCGGCCGAGGCGGCGAAAGACGCCGGCGCCGTCGTCGTCCCCCTGCTCCGCAAGGGAGCGGAGGAGTCCCGCACCTTCATGAGCGCCCTCGCGGCCCTGTACGTCCGCGGTCTCCCGGTGGACTGGCGCCCAGCGGTGCCGGCCCGCGCCGCCGACCGGCCCCGGCTGCCCGGCTACGCCTTCACCCACACGCCGTACTGGGCGCCCGATGCGCGCATGCCCGGGGCAGCCCCGCAGGCGCGGGAAGCAGCTGAGGAGTCTGCCGATGTACCCGATGTACCCGATGTGCAGCAGGGCGCCGGGCCCGCGCCGCTCTCCGGGGCAGACGCCTCGGCGCTCCAGGAGCGGCTCACCACCCTCGTGCGGGCCACCGCTGCCGCCGTCCTCGGGCACAGCGGTCCCGACGCCATCGACGAGCACAAGAACTTCAAGGAGCTCGGCTTCGACTCGGTGAGCGCCGTCGAACTGGCCAGTCGGCTCTCCGAGGCCACCGGTGTCGCCGTGCCGGCCAACGCCGTCTTCGACCACCCCCGCCCCGCCCTCCTCGTCGACTTCCTCCGCCGCGACCTCGCCGGCGAGCCCGCCGACACCGCGCGCACGACCGTGCGCACGATCGCGCGCACCCCTGACTCCGCAGCCGGGGGTGAGGTTGCGGTGGTGGGTGTGGGGTGCCGGTTTGCGGGTGGTGTGGCGGGTCTTGAGGACCTGTGGGATGTGGTGGTTTCGGGGCGTGAGGCGGTGTCGGGGGTGCCGTTGGATCGTGGGTGGGATGCGGGGGTGTTCGGTGGGGGTGTGGTGTCCGCTGGGTCGTTTCTGGCGGATGCGGGTGGGTTTGACGCGGGGTTCTTCGGGATTTCGCCGCGTGAGGCGTTGGGGATGGATCCGCAGCAGCGGCTGTTGCTGGAGTGCTCGTGGGAGGCCCTGGAGAACGCCGGGATCGTCCCGGCCACGCTCTCCGGCGAACAAGTAGGCGTGTTCATGGGGGAGTTCCCCAGTGAATACGGCCCTGGGCTCTCCCACGGATCCACGGGCGTCTCGGGTTATCTCATGACGGGGACGTCGCCGAGTGTGGCGTCGGGGCGGTTGTCGTATGTGCTGGGTTTGGGTGGGCCGTCGGTGACGGTGGATACGGCGTGCTCGTCGTCGTTGGTGGCGGTGCATTTGGCGGTGGCGTCGTTGCGGCGTGGGGAGTCGTCGTTGGCGTTGGCGGGTGCGGCGACGGTGATGTCGTCGCCGGGGTTGTTTGTGGAGTTTTCGCGGCAGGGGGCGTTGTCGCCGGATGGGCGGTGCCGGGCGTTTTCGGCGGATGCTGCGGGGTTCGGCCTGGCCGAGGGTGCCGCGGTGTTGGTGCTGGAGCGGTTGGAGGACGCGCTGGCGGCGGGGCATCCGGTGTTGGGGGTGGTGCGGGGTAGTGCGGTGAATTCGGATGGGGCGAGTAACGGGCTCACGGCGCCGAATGGTCCGGCGCAGCAGCGGGTGATCCGGGCGGCGCTGGCGGATGCGGGGCTGGCGCCGGGTGATGTGGACGTGGTGGAGGCGCATGGAACGGGGACGCGGCTGGGGGACCCGATCGAGGCGCAGGCGTTGCAGGGAGTGTATGACGCGGGGCGTGAGCGGCCGTTGTGGTTGGGGTCGGTGAAGTCGAATGTGGGGCATGCGCAGGCGGCTGCGGGGATGGCCGGGATCGTCAAGGTGCTGGGCGCGTTCCGGTACGGGTATCTGCCGCCGACCCGGCACGCGGAACGGCCGAGTACGCATGTGGAGTGGGAGGGCTCCTCGCTTCGGCTGCTGACCGAGGGCAGGGACTGGCCGGAGGATGCCGAGCGGGTCCGTCGTGCCGGTGTCTCTTCGTTCGGTATCAGCGGGACCAACGCTCATCTCATTCTTGAACAACCCCCTGCTGCCCCTGCCGTTGCTCCGCCTGAAGGAGAGGAGCCGGAGTCGGTGGCGTGGGTGGTCTCGGCGCGTAGTGGTGAGGCACTGGGGGAGTACGCGGAGCGTTTGGCCGCTCGGCTGGGGGAGTTGGCCGGATCGGGTGTGTCGGTGGGGGATGTGGCGCACACGTTCGCCGTGGAGCGGTCGGTCTTCGAGCACCGGGCGGCGGTGGTGGGCCGGACCTGGGATGAGCTGGTGGCCGGGGTGGACGCGCTGGCCCAGGGACGTGCGCAGGAGGGAGTGGTCGCCGCGCGGGCTGGTCGCCGGTCGGGGACGGTGTTCGTCTTCCCCGGGCAGGGCGGCCAGTGGCCGGGCATGGCGCGGGAGTTGCTGGAGAAGCCGGGGGCGTTCGCCGAGCGCATGGAGGAGTGCCGGCAGATCCTGGCGGACCTGGCGGGGTGGGATCTGTTCGAGGTGCTGGGGGACGCACAGGCGTTGGCGCGCACGGAGGTGGTACAGCCGGCGCTGTGCGCGGTGAACGTGTCCTTGGCGGCGTGGTGGCGGGCGCAGGGCGTGGAGCCCGACGCCGTGGTCGGACACTCCCAAGGAGAGATCGCGGCCGCGTATGTGGCCGGGGCGCTGGGGCTGGAGGATGTGCTGGCGTTGTCGGTGGCGCGGGCCCGTGCGATCACCCGGTTGCCCGGGGGTACGGGCATGGTGACGGTGAACGCCGACGCGCAGCGGCTGGCGCCCTGGCTGAGCGAGGGGC includes:
- a CDS encoding condensation domain-containing protein; protein product: MPTAEQDTKRAYDAARALGLTRRRRLDSASKKESALWLLDQLVPGGGVNNVPTAVAIDGDLDPGLLQAAVDAVIARHPALRTVFHHKHIGLVKEVLEPGDHKVVVQDLPDDDEALRAFMEEPFALDGGTLVRVGHRRATGGRQAVLCVVVHHLVHDAASAQIMFRELMEAYDAGHRGQTPVTTEVPAFTEPAPTEEGTRYWFERLTGFDATRLGLLIGAPDPCRPSLRGGQVWREFPEATALAVEDLATRLRVPESAILLAAYFTLLALHGAGPDIVVGSPLNMRDRAHAGAIGYHVNTVPVRAKVRFAEPFSALAARVAQAHFGALEHGSTSIDDVSARLAGSTSSWRNGIFRHMFNLVPYEQADDAAIGGLRARPLTAENGYSKFDLEFFLSYAPGRLRLRALHFVDVLSTEDVEFLVDRYLTVLDAVTAHPEATVGEIRPWAQRDEEIVPAGREGVLRLPGPDPLGRFAEACLRHPARPAVVDDHGSVTYQELRAAAGHTATVLRQAGAEPGSSIVLTARRGPRAAAGLFGAWLAGTQVHLAAPGTPDAPEGTLLLTDDEALTGPRVLHIPQVGPAYDTETDASAPAPDAVTLRTPDTAAAGGAHASVLTWAQLTAGIAEAERLLGDAGSERVLWSGEPTLATSVVELLLAVCAGGTAYAADATTAADPQALADVVVGHDLTVLQVPAPRARALAERLGEKIAGRRFLVTGDAPAPSLAETVTRAGGTLAQTLAPGGPVVYAASAEDGRFVAAEGAALTVASKGGREYPALVLGELCVVGTAGGEGTRAHRVRHPRHGAMHRTAVHGRRLADGGLELTGRAAPKTVVRGVQLRLDLVEEALCATGAVTAAAADVVRVGEEARLVLAVTDGGASAAEATAVLRRLVPVPLDALCVHACPAIPTTPYGTVDRAAVAELARAAVRQDEQPSAAEVTDPTVRTLVALFEETTGTSGLHPASHFFDSGGHSLLGARLLQRIEQELGVTLKLADLFGAPTPAALAHEIDPP
- a CDS encoding dienelactone hydrolase family protein; its protein translation is MTEDGTSTWRPLRSAPGADTLVLAVDYALTGRPEATFSDLASVLPSSWAVWETRQPDTGRPDAEGYLDFWLSDPGLSGTRVDAVLGYCIGGVFAAELAERLSRATGEPVPVLLFDPEPPLVDGLATDARSAVEGLGSMLTAEQLRDALDRLDTSEAAAADVPDLAGELRGIYTTAARTACRSSGLDEDIADQLTSAFVRYLQYSSAAGRLFAEPAWSRATVVSSAQPTRWADCGADRVDCPVPHAQLLASACAADAVAGAVELY
- a CDS encoding type I polyketide synthase; the encoded protein is MTRPLASTNRHDAGTDPRHQVAVIGMACRVPGAGSAAELWELLAGGGDAVGEVPTDRWSPDAVDDGSAPGARFGGYLADVSGFDADFFRIAPREAAGMDPQQRLALEASWHAVEDAGIDPDTLRDTRTGVFLGCTSADYAVLLGGGADTHAMSGLNRGIIANRISYFLGLRGPSMVLDTAQSSSLVAVDTAVSGLLAGQIDLALAGGVQLNLSPAGAVNAARIGALSPSGKSRAFDAAADGFARGEGVGVVLLKRLDLALRDGDPLYAVILGSAANNDGGGHGLTTPDTDAQIRLLRAAHRASGVTGAEVQYVEAHGTGTRLGDPVEAEALAAVLGRHPERTGRLAIGSVKTNIGHLEAASGVLGLIKTALSISKRRLVPSLHFAQPNPAIDLGASGLSVTVAEGPWPRPEERLVAGVTSIGLGGTNCHVLLAERPAPARSADADPAPGRTTEGAGKGLPVPLVLTAHSRPSLLGQADRLLTHLRTAQDSDLGATAAELLAGRAEFDHRATVLGDTADEVREGLEALRDGLPSARVVTGRATEEPGAVAFLFSGQGSQRAGMGRELAARHPGFAAHLTAVCAVMDRYSDLSMTELFLGSGAGSELIDRTDCTQAALFVVEVALFRTVADWGVTPDRVAGHSIGELAAACCAGMLGLDDACRLVVARGTLMQQAGAAGSMASVQADEDEVRTALAEYAGTVDVAAVNGPASVVVSGLDETVRELVARWTREGRRARLLNVGVAAHSPLLDAMLDDFAAIARTVENRPARIPFLSHLTGETVTGDAVLDTEYWTRHVREAVRFADGVHTLLRRDDVRTLVEVGPDAVLTSMAAEAAKDAGAVVVPLLRKGAEESRTFMSALAALYVRGLPVDWRPAVPARAADRPRLPGYAFTHTPYWAPDARMPGAAPQAREAAEESADVPDVPDVQQGAGPAPLSGADASALQERLTTLVRATAAAVLGHSGPDAIDEHKNFKELGFDSVSAVELASRLSEATGVAVPANAVFDHPRPALLVDFLRRDLAGEPADTARTTVRTIARTPDSAAGGEVAVVGVGCRFAGGVAGLEDLWDVVVSGREAVSGVPLDRGWDAGVFGGGVVSAGSFLADAGGFDAGFFGISPREALGMDPQQRLLLECSWEALENAGIVPATLSGEQVGVFMGEFPSEYGPGLSHGSTGVSGYLMTGTSPSVASGRLSYVLGLGGPSVTVDTACSSSLVAVHLAVASLRRGESSLALAGAATVMSSPGLFVEFSRQGALSPDGRCRAFSADAAGFGLAEGAAVLVLERLEDALAAGHPVLGVVRGSAVNSDGASNGLTAPNGPAQQRVIRAALADAGLAPGDVDVVEAHGTGTRLGDPIEAQALQGVYDAGRERPLWLGSVKSNVGHAQAAAGMAGIVKVLGAFRYGYLPPTRHAERPSTHVEWEGSSLRLLTEGRDWPEDAERVRRAGVSSFGISGTNAHLILEQPPAAPAVAPPEGEEPESVAWVVSARSGEALGEYAERLAARLGELAGSGVSVGDVAHTFAVERSVFEHRAAVVGRTWDELVAGVDALAQGRAQEGVVAARAGRRSGTVFVFPGQGGQWPGMARELLEKPGAFAERMEECRQILADLAGWDLFEVLGDAQALARTEVVQPALCAVNVSLAAWWRAQGVEPDAVVGHSQGEIAAAYVAGALGLEDVLALSVARARAITRLPGGTGMVTVNADAQRLAPWLSEGLVVAAFNSPSSTVVSGPDGELEALLARAEGEGVWARRIKVAYASHHPSIDAIADDLLAWQPKTAPRAGELAFHSTVTGGLLDTARLTAEYWLENLRSPVRFAPTIAELAASCDTFIEISPHPTLTTSLEQILETADRGEDALILPSLIRDADQERTLLLHRASAWAHGHAAPLPAPRHGAHVELPPHPFTHTTYWLNPTTATAPHTHPVLGPLTSLAGTDEFVANGVVGPRTHPWLTDHAIEGVPLVPGTLLLELAQTAADGVGAYGVSELTLHAPLLLTGEHSVQVAVGPLEEGARTVRVHARPAEQEEHAEQEGAAPAEWTLHASGVLAPLGALPATTYPHPAPGAGALQASVLYGSLRERGYAYGEAFALVSRAWSDGQGAAIAEITVPEGSSRWSGLPPAVLDAALHPAVLGTVPGVGGDASGTGAVLLPFSFADARFAPAAHRVTEGGVLRVRLAAGGAPQSVSVTITDQDGAVLAAIGALALRPVAHSALTAPGGTPPLYEIHWDTHEPPAVPATSVTPLGPVTTPVVRVLAAQDGDVQREVIDVAAFVDPAAADAAALATGVVTAVLTRLQNWLAARAEEDEARLTVLTRGARAPRTPAELAAATVVGMVRSVQAEHPGRIQLVDITPEAEPTGEDLAALLADAEAELAWDGTATVPRLRELTRPPSGTGAWHLTAGGGSLDQLTAVVTDADTRPLAPGEIRIAVRCAGVNFRDVLIALGMYPDPGVMGIEAAGVVLEAGADAPFEPGTRVLAFVPDGGAFGPVLTVDARLAAAFPDEWSFEQAATVPVVFGTAYHALAELAGLRGGECVLIHAATGGVGMAAVQLARHLGAEVYATAAPAKHDTLRAMGLDDDHIASSRDLGFAAKFRTVTGGRGVDVVLNALADEFTDASLDLLAEGGRFIEMGKTDLRDPTALATTRPALRYQAFDLTRIAPDHVRRMLDGLLDLFRTGALQPLPVVAEPVHRTQDVFRTLSMAQHTGKRALTLPRRLNPAGTVLITGGTGAVADAVVRHLAGLHGIRRFVLMSRNGVVGDELRAALDAAGALVSVCRGDATRVADVEAAVEAASADPAYPLTAVIHAAGAVDDALVESVTPCQLAAVLAPKAAGVIALDAATRGLDLDAFLLFSSATAAFGNPGQSPYTAANGFLDGYAHFRGTRGEPTVSIGWSRWELSSDLTRHMSAADAQRMARRGMGALEPDTATALFDAALTRTEPHVLATVVDRAAVRRATELPAVLTGMRAAAVVAKAARLGLADTLAGQDAEQQRTMVLALIYDTAASVIDCPLSEVQQPTLSFRGQGFDSLTAIEFRNRIAAATGLRLPATLVFDYPTPQAVTEFLLERLAPQPPETDAAGDGGDEEVRRLLAAVPVRRLREAGLLDPLLALAEPAGPASSDPARPETSDEDIAAMDPDALIALALDQDLS